CCAGGAGCACGGCCAGGCCGGGTCGGTCTCCCATGTAGACCAGGCCGGCGTCGAGCCGCTCCATGACGAAGCCGAGGGGACGGCCCAGGATGACGACCATCACGAAGCCCACGACCAGCGTGGTCACCAGCGGGATCACCAGCACGGGCATCAGGCCACGGGCCCACGAGGCCACAGGGCGCTGCGCGATCCAGTGCGCCACCAGGCCGGCCAGGACGCCGCCGATGATGCCGCCGAGGAAGCCGGTGCCGAGCGTGCCGGCCAGCGCGCCCATGACGAAGCCGGGAGCGATGCCGGGTCGGTCGGCGATGGCGAAGGCGATGTAGCCGGCCAGGGCGGGCACCAGGAACCCGAAGGCGGTGCCACCGAGCACGAAGAACAGTGCGCCGAAGTAGGCCAGCAACGGGCTGCCGAGCAGCGCGTGGTCGAGACCCAGCGCGTCGAGGTCGGGCAGGTTGAAGAGCGAGTTGTCGGTGGCGACGGCACCGTGGTCGACGATCTCGTAGCCGCCGAAGAGGAACCCGAGCGCGATCAGCAGGCCGCCGGCGGCCACGAACGGGATCATGTAGGAGACCCCGGTCATCAGCACGCGGCGGACCCGACCGCCCCACGACTCGGTGCCGGTGGCCCGGGCCTCACCGGGGCCGGGGGCACTGCCCTCGACACGGGCGGCGGCCGGGTCGTCCGCGCGCTCGAGCGCCTCGGCGATCATCAGGTCGGCCTCGTCGACGGGGCGCTTGACCCCGGAGCTGACCAGCGGCAGACCCGCGAACCGGGACCGGTCGCGCACCCCCACGTCGACCGCGAAGATGACGGCGTCGGCGGCCGCGACCACGGCCGGGTCGAGCGGGGTGGAGCCGGCCGAGCCCTGCGTCTCGACGGCGATGTCGACCCCGGCCCGCTCGGCGGCGGCCTCGAGCGCCTCGGCAGCCATGTAGGTGTGCGCGATGCCGGTGGGGCACGCGGTGACGGCCACCAGGCGGCGGCGGGTCGTCGGTCCCGTGGCCGCCGGCGCGGGTGCAGAGACAGGTGCCGAGGGTGCTTGACCGGCCCCGGGCGCGGCCGTGGTGGACGCGGTCCGGGCCGGCACCAGCACGTCCTGCACCAGGGCCACGACCTCGTCGGCCGTGGAGGCGCCGCGCAGGGCGTCGGTGAACGCCGGCTTCACCAGTGCGCGGGCCAGCTTGGTGAGCAGCTGGAGGTGGGTGGCGTCGCCGCCCTCGGGCGCGCAGATCAGGAAGGCGAGGTCGGCGGGGCCGTCCTTGGCTCCGAAGTCGACCGTCGGGGCGAGCCGGGCGAAGACCAGCGTCGGCTCCTGCACCGCGGCCGTGCGGCAGTGCGGGATGGCGATGCCGCCGGGCAGGCCCGTCGGCGAGGTCTCCTCCCGAGCCAGCGCGTCGCGCACCAGCTGGTCCAGGTCGCCGCTGCGCCCGGCGGCCACGACCTGCGCGGCCAGGCCGCGGATGGCCTGGTGCTTGTCGCTGCCGAGATCCGCGTCGAGACGCACGAGGTCGCTGTTGATCAGTTCTGACATGTCACCCTCCCTGGGTGTGGAACAGCTCGCGCACGCTGACCAGGTCCGGGTGGACCTGGGCGGGACGCGGGATGGTGGTGCCGGGCAGGCCGGCTGCCGCGCTGCCGTAGGCCACGGCCAGTGCGAGACGTTGGTCGGTCGACATGCCCTGCAGGTCGCCGAGGAGGTAGCCGAAGAGGCTCGAGTCGCCCGCACCGACGGTGCTGACCACGGTGGTGGGCGGGGGAGTGGCG
The Nocardioides marinisabuli genome window above contains:
- a CDS encoding PTS fructose transporter subunit IIABC; translated protein: MSELINSDLVRLDADLGSDKHQAIRGLAAQVVAAGRSGDLDQLVRDALAREETSPTGLPGGIAIPHCRTAAVQEPTLVFARLAPTVDFGAKDGPADLAFLICAPEGGDATHLQLLTKLARALVKPAFTDALRGASTADEVVALVQDVLVPARTASTTAAPGAGQAPSAPVSAPAPAATGPTTRRRLVAVTACPTGIAHTYMAAEALEAAAERAGVDIAVETQGSAGSTPLDPAVVAAADAVIFAVDVGVRDRSRFAGLPLVSSGVKRPVDEADLMIAEALERADDPAAARVEGSAPGPGEARATGTESWGGRVRRVLMTGVSYMIPFVAAGGLLIALGFLFGGYEIVDHGAVATDNSLFNLPDLDALGLDHALLGSPLLAYFGALFFVLGGTAFGFLVPALAGYIAFAIADRPGIAPGFVMGALAGTLGTGFLGGIIGGVLAGLVAHWIAQRPVASWARGLMPVLVIPLVTTLVVGFVMVVILGRPLGFVMERLDAGLVYMGDRPGLAVLLGALLGAMMAFDMGGPLNKTAYTFATTGLAAAATATDAPQLKVMAAVMLAGMVPPIALALATVLRPSLFTAAERENGKAGWLLGASFITEGAIPFAAADPLRVIPSIMLGSAVTGGLAELFGVSLRAPHGGVFVLFAVDGVLGFVIALVAGVAVACAAVLALKSTAPTPTETPLVTV